A genomic stretch from Treponema primitia ZAS-1 includes:
- a CDS encoding J domain-containing protein, whose amino-acid sequence MEKYFNILEISPTATIIEIKHAYKQKIESLHINGYKNDTEAETKEIVDAYNNIMNHYDEYQKILQGQGKKEQQDSGKKQQANIQKTINTTGQQVKTKSRIGKQKKHHIKQNFYSGNLLKPKISEKIIYYIGQIPSYIRNIPILGGLLRILIKGIFWVIIALLTVLILWCIICIIINNSVPNGVNAFIHGKFLGFVINWYVKSFGYLTRGDINGVLIGLLRIFAPLALFGLGTEEVGEFYDKKGNKYTIIKK is encoded by the coding sequence GCAAAAAATAGAATCTCTACATATCAATGGTTATAAAAATGATACAGAAGCAGAAACAAAAGAAATTGTTGATGCCTATAATAACATAATGAACCATTACGATGAATACCAGAAAATATTACAGGGGCAGGGAAAAAAAGAGCAGCAAGACAGTGGAAAAAAACAACAAGCAAATATACAGAAAACAATTAATACCACTGGACAGCAAGTAAAAACAAAGAGCCGTATAGGTAAACAAAAAAAACATCATATAAAACAAAATTTTTATTCTGGCAATCTCTTAAAACCAAAAATCTCAGAGAAGATAATCTATTATATCGGACAGATTCCGAGTTATATAAGAAATATACCTATTCTTGGAGGATTGCTAAGAATTCTTATAAAAGGAATATTTTGGGTAATAATTGCACTTTTGACGGTACTCATATTATGGTGTATAATTTGTATAATAATAAATAATAGTGTTCCTAACGGTGTAAATGCTTTTATACACGGTAAATTTCTTGGTTTTGTTATTAATTGGTATGTAAAAAGTTTTGGATATTTAACAAGGGGGGACATAAATGGGGTTCTTATCGGGTTACTGAGAATATTTGCTCCTTTGGCATTATTTGGGCTAGGAACAGAAGAAGTTGGAGAATTTTACGATAAAAAGGGGAATAAATATACAATAATAAAGAAATAA